One genomic region from Gemmatimonadota bacterium encodes:
- a CDS encoding UDP-2,3-diacylglucosamine diphosphatase, whose amino-acid sequence MLNTPCHIVSDLHLGVANAEVERSFEGYLAGITGKIPALIINGDLFDFWFEWKTVIPRRGFRTLAALAALRDSGTEILYIAGNHDCWGGDVLREDVGVEYHVGPWEGSIGPWRVRVEHGDGLREVEDRKYRMVRPIMRSPLAIGMFRRLHPDWATRLASGSSNASRTYSARDGGEGLRAIGHARLESEPELDVAVYGHSHVAALERVGARQVFANAGSWLDAPTYIEITDSSIELLRWNGSAERESLHVIDRGA is encoded by the coding sequence GTGCTCAACACTCCATGCCACATCGTATCCGACCTGCATCTGGGAGTCGCGAACGCCGAAGTCGAACGATCGTTCGAAGGGTATCTGGCGGGGATTACCGGAAAAATTCCGGCCCTCATCATCAACGGCGACCTGTTCGACTTCTGGTTCGAGTGGAAGACGGTGATTCCAAGACGCGGCTTCCGGACGCTTGCCGCGCTTGCCGCACTGCGTGACAGCGGAACGGAGATCCTCTACATCGCGGGCAATCACGACTGCTGGGGCGGAGATGTCCTTCGCGAGGACGTCGGCGTGGAATATCACGTAGGCCCGTGGGAGGGGTCGATCGGGCCGTGGCGGGTACGTGTGGAGCACGGCGACGGACTTCGCGAAGTCGAGGACCGGAAGTACAGGATGGTGCGACCGATCATGCGCTCCCCGCTTGCGATCGGAATGTTCCGACGGCTGCATCCCGACTGGGCGACGCGGCTCGCGTCGGGCAGCTCGAACGCGAGCCGCACGTACTCGGCTCGTGACGGAGGCGAGGGGTTGCGCGCGATCGGGCATGCGCGCCTCGAGTCGGAACCCGAGCTGGACGTTGCCGTCTACGGGCACTCGCACGTTGCGGCGCTCGAGCGTGTGGGCGCGAGGCAGGTCTTCGCAAACGCGGGATCGTGGCTCGATGCACCGACGTACATCGAAATAACCGACAGCTCGATCGAGCTGCTGCGGTGGAACGGGTCAGCCGAGCGTGAGAGTCTCCACGTGATCGATCGCGGCGCCTAG
- the murI gene encoding glutamate racemase encodes MTQTPTHMQSDAPIGVFDSGIGGLTVVRELMRQLPDEDIIYFGDTARVPYGPKSPETVTRYAHEITSFLRDQGVKNVVVACNTATAHALDSLRAHFDIPITGVIEPGARAALRASASRRIGVVGTQGTVSSGAYERAIHALDDEAEVTARACPLFVPFVEEGWLDHPAINLVAQDYLAPLRDIGIDALVLGCTHYPLLKPVIARALGPDIKLIDSAEETAGEVARLLTERGLRHAQRDDRSRLRFIASDVPEQFRNVGERFLGAAIDHVETLTLG; translated from the coding sequence TTGACACAGACTCCGACACACATGCAGTCCGATGCGCCCATCGGAGTATTCGACTCCGGTATCGGCGGCCTCACGGTCGTGCGCGAGCTCATGCGCCAGTTGCCCGACGAAGACATCATCTATTTCGGCGATACGGCGCGCGTTCCTTACGGCCCCAAGAGCCCCGAAACGGTGACTCGCTACGCTCACGAGATCACGTCGTTCCTGCGCGATCAGGGCGTGAAGAACGTGGTGGTTGCTTGCAATACCGCGACCGCGCACGCGCTCGATTCGCTGCGCGCGCATTTCGACATCCCCATTACGGGAGTCATCGAGCCCGGTGCGCGCGCCGCCCTTCGCGCATCGGCGTCACGACGCATCGGTGTCGTTGGAACGCAGGGGACGGTGAGCTCCGGCGCCTACGAGCGCGCCATCCATGCACTGGACGATGAGGCCGAAGTCACGGCGCGCGCATGTCCTCTGTTCGTGCCATTCGTCGAGGAAGGCTGGCTTGATCATCCCGCAATAAATCTTGTCGCGCAGGATTATCTGGCGCCGCTGCGCGACATCGGAATCGACGCGCTGGTCCTTGGCTGCACGCACTACCCGCTCCTGAAACCGGTGATCGCGCGCGCGCTTGGGCCGGACATAAAATTGATCGACAGCGCCGAGGAGACCGCGGGCGAGGTCGCCCGCCTGCTGACAGAACGCGGACTGCGTCACGCTCAGCGCGACGACCGCTCCCGCTTGCGTTTCATCGCCTCTGACGTGCCCGAGCAGTTCCGCAACGTCGGGGAGCGCTTTCTAGGCGCCGCGATCGATCACGTGGAGACTCTCACGCTCGGCTGA
- a CDS encoding Rid family detoxifying hydrolase, whose product MALQHVHTDNAPAAIGPYSQGVIVNGMLYTAGQIALDPASGQMSTGDVREQAEIVMRNLSAVITAAGATWADVARATVYIHDMAAFPIVNEVYGRWLGEARPARSTVQVSALPRGALVEIDAIVAINR is encoded by the coding sequence ATGGCGCTCCAGCACGTCCACACCGACAATGCACCCGCGGCGATCGGCCCTTACTCCCAGGGTGTGATCGTCAACGGAATGTTGTATACAGCCGGTCAGATCGCACTCGACCCCGCCTCCGGCCAGATGTCCACAGGCGATGTGCGCGAGCAGGCCGAGATCGTCATGCGCAACCTGTCGGCGGTGATCACTGCCGCTGGTGCAACATGGGCCGATGTTGCGCGGGCCACCGTGTACATCCACGACATGGCCGCGTTTCCGATCGTGAACGAGGTTTACGGTCGCTGGCTCGGCGAGGCGCGTCCGGCGCGATCCACCGTGCAGGTATCCGCGCTCCCGCGTGGTGCCCTCGTTGAGATCGACGCGATCGTGGCGATCAACCGCTGA